A stretch of the bacterium genome encodes the following:
- a CDS encoding CpsD/CapB family tyrosine-protein kinase yields MKKHRKSFEDYKTNILFDFDLRSSFGAAFYNLLGKIYLLVKEGSLKTILITSTFGGEGKTVVAANLALGFAKVNEMKTILIDSDLYHPTIHHLFNLNKDPGLSDVLINSCQLNDVVTKLNIKNLCVIPSGKSSSSTSMLLGSNKMNEIIQVLKGASDIILLDSAPVLSSSDPLVLCPYVDGVILVVEADKTQREMIQRAQLSIESTQTKILGVVLNKKEHILPQYVYEKLYHYKGYYY; encoded by the coding sequence ATGAAAAAACACAGAAAAAGTTTTGAAGATTACAAGACAAATATACTTTTTGATTTTGATTTAAGGTCTTCATTTGGAGCGGCTTTTTACAATCTGCTCGGTAAAATATATCTATTGGTAAAAGAAGGCTCATTAAAGACAATATTAATCACCAGTACCTTTGGCGGAGAAGGAAAAACTGTGGTTGCGGCAAATCTGGCTTTAGGTTTTGCCAAAGTGAATGAAATGAAAACAATACTTATAGATAGTGATTTGTATCATCCAACTATACATCATCTATTTAATTTAAACAAAGACCCGGGATTATCTGATGTATTAATCAATAGTTGCCAACTTAATGATGTGGTAACTAAATTAAATATTAAAAATTTATGTGTAATTCCAAGTGGTAAATCATCATCAAGCACATCAATGTTATTAGGCTCAAATAAGATGAATGAAATTATTCAAGTCTTAAAAGGAGCATCCGATATTATTTTATTGGATTCTGCACCTGTCTTATCAAGTAGTGACCCATTAGTTTTATGTCCTTATGTGGATGGTGTAATTCTTGTTGTTGAGGCAGATAAGACTCAACGAGAAATGATACAGCGAGCTCAATTATCAATAGAATCTACTCAAACTAAAATATTAGGTGTGGTATTAAATAAAAAGGAACATATTCTGCCTCAATATGTTTATGAGAAACTTTATCATTATAAGGGGTATTATTATTAA